The Nocardioides campestrisoli genome includes a window with the following:
- a CDS encoding AAA family ATPase, translating to MDFAPTPVRRVEVEAHDPAALQAWPFDLPAVAQLVREGLDLAPGVTFLVGENGSGKSTLVEGIAQAYGLSPEGGSTGSRHSTRVSESPLGMALVLRRGLAASRWGFFLRAETMHGWYSYLEENPRDGEPSFHEMSHGESFLAVLESRFDSKGFFCLDEPEAALSFSSTLGLIAVLQRVVATGGQVLCATHSPVLAAMPGARILEVGEWGLREAAWADLELVQHWRRFLDAPERYLRHL from the coding sequence GTGGACTTCGCCCCGACGCCGGTACGCCGTGTGGAGGTGGAGGCCCACGACCCGGCGGCCCTGCAGGCCTGGCCGTTCGATCTTCCGGCCGTGGCGCAGCTGGTGCGGGAGGGCCTGGACCTGGCACCCGGGGTGACCTTCCTGGTCGGGGAGAACGGGTCCGGGAAGTCCACCCTCGTCGAGGGGATCGCCCAGGCCTACGGGCTCTCTCCCGAGGGTGGCTCCACGGGCAGCCGGCACTCCACCCGGGTCTCCGAGTCGCCCTTGGGCATGGCGCTCGTCCTCCGACGAGGGCTGGCCGCGAGCCGGTGGGGGTTCTTCCTCCGGGCCGAGACGATGCACGGCTGGTACTCCTACCTGGAGGAGAACCCCAGGGACGGAGAGCCTTCCTTCCACGAGATGAGTCACGGCGAGTCGTTCCTCGCGGTCCTGGAGTCCCGCTTCGACTCCAAGGGCTTCTTCTGCCTCGACGAGCCTGAGGCGGCGCTCTCCTTCTCCTCCACCCTGGGCCTGATCGCGGTGCTCCAGCGGGTCGTGGCCACCGGCGGTCAGGTGCTCTGCGCCACCCACTCGCCGGTGCTCGCGGCGATGCCCGGCGCGCGGATCCTCGAGGTCGGGGAGTGGGGGCTGCGCGAGGCCGCGTGGGCCGACCTCGAGCTGGTCCAGCACTGGCGCCGGTTCCTCGACGCGCCGGAGCGCTACCTGCGGCACCTGTAG
- a CDS encoding acyl-CoA thioesterase domain-containing protein, whose translation MELAFFRLDGDRLVPLDLARSMWRDDQMHGLAVSGALGRAIEARGLAAGRSELVPARYTVDLFKAATMEPCHVETAVVRDGPRLLLIDAVLRQGGEPVARASAVLLRRTAVPDGEVWSPDDVPQPPPLEIAPDSDVPHIPFFHSDAGWSQDFGQHQNASRKQTWQTAVPVVLGEQATPFVAAASIADATSLVTNWGTEGVQYINTDITLSISRPPAGVQLGLLATDHHASDGVAVGSATVYDRQGPFGVATVTALANSRRTVDLSDGMTYQRGPKQ comes from the coding sequence GTGGAACTGGCCTTCTTCCGTCTCGACGGCGACCGACTCGTCCCCCTCGACCTCGCGCGCAGCATGTGGCGCGACGACCAGATGCACGGGCTGGCGGTCAGCGGGGCGCTCGGACGCGCGATCGAGGCCCGTGGCCTGGCAGCCGGCCGGTCCGAGCTGGTCCCGGCGCGCTACACCGTCGACCTGTTCAAGGCGGCCACGATGGAGCCCTGCCACGTGGAGACCGCGGTGGTCCGGGACGGTCCCCGACTGCTGCTGATCGACGCGGTGCTGCGCCAGGGCGGCGAGCCGGTCGCCCGGGCCAGCGCCGTGCTGCTGCGGCGCACCGCGGTCCCGGACGGTGAGGTCTGGTCCCCGGACGACGTCCCGCAGCCGCCACCGCTGGAGATCGCCCCGGACTCCGACGTGCCGCACATCCCGTTCTTCCACAGCGACGCGGGCTGGTCCCAGGACTTCGGGCAGCACCAGAACGCCTCCCGCAAGCAGACGTGGCAGACCGCGGTCCCGGTCGTGCTCGGCGAGCAGGCCACGCCCTTCGTGGCTGCGGCGAGCATCGCCGACGCGACCAGCCTGGTGACCAACTGGGGCACCGAGGGCGTGCAGTACATCAACACCGACATCACCCTGTCGATCTCCCGGCCGCCGGCCGGGGTGCAGCTCGGACTGCTGGCCACCGACCACCACGCCAGCGACGGCGTCGCCGTCGGCTCGGCCACCGTCTACGACCGCCAGGGCCCGTTCGGGGTGGCGACGGTGACCGCGCTGGCCAACAGCCGCCGGACCGTCGACCTCTCCGACGGCATGACCTACCAGCGAGGCCCGAAGCAGTGA
- a CDS encoding 1,4-dihydroxy-2-naphthoate polyprenyltransferase — protein sequence MSTSTPRPTLADWVAGARLRTLPAAVAPVLAGTGVATYADGLVWWKALLALVVSLALQVGVNYANDYSDGIRGTDEDRVGPMRLVGSGRAAPGAVKRAAFACFGVAGVAGLVLAATTAWWLVAVGVVCIVAAWFYTGGKKPYGYLGLGEVMVFVFFGLVAVIGTTYVQTQTWEWPALYAGVGMGALACAILVTNNLRDIPTDREVGKMTLAVRLGEERTRWFYVLLVLAAACSVVAIAAATSWLVLCALAFVVPMLPAVRTVLSGARGPALIPVLAQTGSGQLWWAGLVVVFLLAP from the coding sequence GTGAGCACTTCCACGCCCCGCCCCACCCTCGCCGACTGGGTCGCCGGCGCCCGGCTCCGCACCCTGCCTGCCGCGGTCGCACCGGTGCTCGCCGGCACCGGCGTGGCGACGTACGCCGACGGCCTGGTCTGGTGGAAGGCGCTGCTCGCCCTGGTGGTCAGCCTGGCGCTCCAGGTGGGGGTCAACTACGCCAACGACTACTCCGACGGGATCCGCGGCACCGACGAGGACCGGGTCGGGCCGATGCGCCTGGTCGGCTCGGGCCGGGCGGCCCCGGGTGCGGTCAAGCGCGCCGCCTTCGCCTGCTTCGGCGTCGCGGGCGTGGCCGGTCTGGTGCTGGCCGCGACGACGGCCTGGTGGCTGGTCGCGGTCGGCGTGGTCTGCATCGTCGCCGCCTGGTTCTACACCGGCGGGAAGAAGCCGTACGGCTACCTGGGGCTGGGCGAGGTGATGGTCTTCGTCTTCTTCGGCCTGGTCGCCGTCATCGGCACCACCTACGTGCAGACGCAGACCTGGGAGTGGCCCGCCCTCTACGCCGGGGTCGGGATGGGGGCGTTGGCCTGCGCCATCCTGGTGACCAACAACCTGCGTGACATCCCCACCGACCGCGAGGTGGGCAAGATGACGCTCGCGGTGCGGCTGGGCGAGGAGCGCACGCGCTGGTTCTACGTGCTGCTGGTGCTGGCCGCCGCCTGCTCGGTGGTGGCGATCGCGGCCGCCACCTCCTGGCTGGTGCTCTGCGCGCTGGCGTTCGTGGTCCCGATGCTGCCTGCCGTCCGTACGGTGCTCAGCGGCGCCCGCGGACCCGCGCTGATCCCGGTGCTCGCCCAGACCGGCTCGGGCCAGCTGTGGTGGGCCGGCCTGGTCGTGGTCTTCCTGCTCGCACCCTGA
- a CDS encoding GNAT family N-acetyltransferase, with product MALEFDTLDPFDESADNLTRLRGWADATGRAFHQARLTDEGFEVWLAASRGFEPRIRGAWVPAGEFGAGPVPAATFISFAGELNTGAELLPLHMISDVSVSPSHRRQGLLRRMMTEDLDHAVAEGRPLAALTVTEGSIYGRFGFGPATWRAQVEVDVSARFALPGVEPYGRIAMLAPDTMGTLPRDLFGAWHRRSRGSLSRPPHYDIVTRKSWDWQEQAPDRKLRGAVHLDDAGVPDGFVLYRHQGWDRPRTVQVEDLVAVSPAAELALWRFLAEMDLTDVLKASAPVEDPLTWALADPRSRRLTEVGDHIWLRVLDVPRALEARPWYGDGEVVLEVADPMGHAAGRWRVTARDGAATVTPTDDPVGVHTDASTLSSLYLGGVRTRTLADAGRLRGEPEQLTAWAAIADGGPAPFSRTSF from the coding sequence GTGGCCCTCGAGTTCGACACCCTTGACCCGTTCGACGAGAGCGCGGACAACCTCACGCGGCTGCGCGGCTGGGCCGACGCGACCGGCCGGGCCTTCCACCAGGCGCGGCTCACCGACGAGGGCTTCGAGGTCTGGCTGGCCGCCTCCCGCGGCTTCGAGCCGAGGATCCGGGGCGCCTGGGTGCCGGCGGGCGAGTTCGGCGCCGGACCGGTGCCGGCGGCGACCTTCATCTCCTTCGCCGGAGAGCTCAACACCGGCGCCGAGCTGCTGCCGCTGCACATGATCAGCGACGTCAGCGTCAGCCCCTCCCACCGCCGCCAGGGGCTGCTGCGCCGGATGATGACCGAGGACCTCGACCACGCGGTCGCCGAGGGCCGGCCGCTGGCCGCCCTGACCGTCACCGAGGGGTCGATCTACGGGCGGTTCGGCTTCGGTCCGGCCACCTGGCGCGCGCAGGTCGAGGTGGACGTCAGCGCGCGCTTCGCGCTCCCCGGGGTCGAGCCCTACGGCCGGATCGCGATGCTGGCCCCCGACACCATGGGCACCCTGCCGCGCGACCTCTTCGGCGCCTGGCACCGGCGTTCCCGCGGCTCCCTCTCCCGACCGCCGCACTACGACATCGTGACCCGCAAGAGCTGGGACTGGCAGGAGCAGGCCCCGGACCGCAAGCTGCGCGGCGCCGTCCACCTCGACGACGCGGGCGTCCCCGACGGCTTCGTGCTCTACCGGCACCAGGGCTGGGACCGGCCCCGCACGGTCCAGGTCGAGGACCTGGTGGCCGTCTCGCCGGCCGCCGAGCTGGCCCTGTGGCGCTTCCTGGCCGAGATGGACCTGACCGACGTGCTCAAGGCCTCGGCCCCGGTCGAGGACCCGTTGACCTGGGCGCTGGCGGACCCGAGGAGCCGCCGGTTGACCGAGGTCGGCGACCACATCTGGCTGCGGGTGCTCGACGTGCCGCGGGCACTGGAGGCTCGCCCCTGGTACGGCGACGGCGAGGTCGTGCTCGAGGTCGCGGACCCGATGGGGCACGCGGCGGGACGCTGGCGGGTGACGGCGCGCGACGGCGCGGCGACGGTCACCCCCACCGACGACCCGGTCGGCGTGCACACCGACGCGAGCACCCTGTCGAGCCTCTACCTCGGTGGGGTGCGCACCCGGACGCTGGCCGACGCGGGCAGGCTGCGCGGCGAGCCCGAGCAGCTGACCGCCTGGGCCGCGATCGCCGACGGTGGGCCGGCGCCCTTCTCCCGCACCTCGTTCTGA
- a CDS encoding DUF4229 domain-containing protein, with protein MKPFLVYNALRLVLLLASLALVVGVWSLFSDEVPLLWAAVVALVISGISSWYVLARPREQAALWIEQRAERANAAFEARRSRGDED; from the coding sequence GTGAAGCCGTTCCTGGTCTACAACGCCCTGCGCCTCGTGCTGCTGCTCGCCTCGCTGGCCCTGGTGGTGGGCGTCTGGTCACTGTTCTCCGACGAGGTGCCCCTGCTGTGGGCGGCCGTCGTCGCGCTGGTCATCTCCGGCATCAGCTCCTGGTACGTGCTGGCCCGCCCGCGCGAGCAGGCGGCCCTGTGGATCGAGCAGCGTGCCGAGCGGGCGAACGCCGCCTTCGAGGCGCGGCGCTCGCGCGGCGACGAGGACTGA